tccgatggccatcAGTGCTTGCTCTtcttcagcttcatcttttgAATCTTCATCTGGattttctccccaagcagcaaccatagccttggttgaaccttttttcctttttggttgagcttgttccttcttcctgttccttcgttcagccctttctttcttccactcaatttcccattgagggcaattcttgatcatgtgatcagtcttaccacacttgtagcaacCCTCATTCGTCTGTTTCTTAAGAGCTCTTgacttgttgaaggttgtacctcttgaagaaccctttcctctcattaggtactttttgAATTCTCTAGTGATCATAGTCATCTCATCATCTTCAAGATCTGAAGCTTCAGCAATTTTGAGAGCTAGGCTTCTTTCCTTCATGGGtgtatccatcttcatggtttgccttctcagttcataagTAGTAAGAtttccaattagttcatccaGTCTGAGAGTACCAATATTCTTGGATTCCTGAATGGCCGTGATTTTGTTTCCCAtgagactggcagaacccttgtcagGATTTTCTCAatcttgtcttcttcaagaataatccttccaaggaacttaagttcatttgtcagtgtagTGAACCtagtatacatctcttggatagtttctccttccttcataataaaattctcatattgagaatacagtaGTGTTCCTCTGGATCCTTTCAGTTGAGGTgctccttcatgagccacttgcaaagtgtcccataTCTCTTTGGCAGTAGTACAACTTTGGATCCTAgtgtactcatctggacctagtccacacacaagaaATTTCTTGGCCTTAATATTTTTCTCCCACTTTTTTaggtcttcagcagtgcagtcagcccATGTCTTTGGCACAACCACTCCTTCCTCATTTTTCATTGTAGTTTCGAAAGGACTAttagtgactatgtcccagagttcatagtcttctcctatgatgtgatccttcatcttgttcttccaccaagagtaCTGTCCATTGAACAGTGGAGGCCTggtagtggattgcccttcccaattcccaagtggtgcactcatgttgatcttttcctaaggtgttagcctcttcaaggatagcctgctctgatatca
This sequence is a window from Nicotiana sylvestris chromosome 3, ASM39365v2, whole genome shotgun sequence. Protein-coding genes within it:
- the LOC138887663 gene encoding uncharacterized protein; the encoded protein is MSAPLGNWEGQSTTRPPLFNGQYSWWKNKMKDHIIGEDYELWDIVTNSPFETTMKNEEGVVVPKTWADCTAEDLKKWEKNIKAKKFLVCGLGPDEYTRIQSCTTAKEIWDTLQVAHEGAPQLKGSRGTLLYSQYENFIMKEGETIQEMYTRFTTLTNELKFLGRIILEEDKIEKILTRVLPVSWETKSRPFRNPRILVLSDWMN